A single Corallococcus silvisoli DNA region contains:
- a CDS encoding SpoIID/LytB domain-containing protein, protein MSRGNAWRRPFYSLPVIRKGARWCGRENRDARPRGGYGAAAVSKAVLLLTALLLASCATPAPAPSPASSTRGLGEPEVSAPSPAADAGAMPPPPAAPGLEDPLTSGLPGPQDLKRLDFRNGEPRLPIKLMEARDAVTFSPRGRMRLRFGGPGEKVLDAPAGSRWTVRVTQGEPAQWSARLQLGEFRFADKAGLAEAQEAWRARGLAVRTHTLGSVYGIAGKVIDNRRYLLLGDEALTPAAAAEKQAELLRRYGLRTTLFEEVRKPSSAILELKDENDAVVGLGQDRLDAETQDGSGFDVRQVEYGVGYDFHAFEDRSFRGALQFAVDRSGKLAVVNVVGLEDLLKGLVPSEIFARAHPEALKAQAVTARGEVLAKVGIKHLADPYLLCSEQHCAVYRGRTGEAASTTAAVEATRGEALFSRDGRLVDSVYSAVCGGHTEDNDVVWGGPPDPSLRGRPDLLESAPDVPGPSNLKAWLATSDVPAACKLSSFAQPSKFRWEKRFTQAQVDALTEKLGVGSIQALVLSERGVSGRARLLTLSGMKGATQVRGELNIRRLFGMLNSSMATVEPERDAEGRLTGWLFRGGGWGHGVGMCQTGAIGRAEAGQRYPEILRYYFNGAEVAPIY, encoded by the coding sequence ATGAGCAGGGGCAACGCATGGCGTCGGCCGTTCTATTCACTCCCGGTCATCCGGAAAGGGGCCCGCTGGTGTGGGAGGGAGAACCGTGACGCTCGGCCTCGCGGCGGCTACGGTGCCGCCGCCGTGTCCAAAGCCGTCCTGCTCCTGACCGCCCTGCTGCTCGCCTCCTGCGCCACGCCCGCGCCTGCGCCCTCCCCCGCGTCCAGCACCCGGGGGCTGGGAGAACCGGAGGTCTCCGCTCCAAGCCCCGCCGCGGACGCGGGCGCCATGCCGCCGCCCCCAGCCGCGCCAGGCCTGGAGGATCCGCTCACGTCGGGGCTGCCCGGGCCGCAGGACCTGAAGCGCCTGGACTTCCGCAACGGCGAGCCCCGGCTGCCCATCAAGCTGATGGAGGCGCGCGACGCGGTGACGTTCTCACCGCGAGGCCGGATGCGGCTGCGCTTCGGCGGGCCGGGCGAGAAGGTGCTGGACGCGCCCGCGGGTTCGCGCTGGACGGTGCGGGTCACCCAGGGAGAGCCGGCCCAGTGGAGCGCGCGGCTGCAGTTGGGGGAGTTCCGCTTCGCGGACAAGGCGGGGCTCGCGGAGGCGCAGGAGGCGTGGCGCGCGCGGGGGCTGGCGGTGCGCACGCACACGCTGGGCTCGGTGTACGGCATCGCGGGCAAGGTCATCGACAACCGGCGCTACCTGCTCCTGGGCGACGAGGCCCTGACGCCCGCCGCCGCCGCGGAGAAGCAGGCGGAGCTGCTCCGCCGCTACGGCCTGCGCACGACGCTCTTCGAGGAGGTCCGCAAGCCGTCCAGCGCCATCCTGGAGCTCAAGGACGAGAACGACGCCGTGGTGGGGCTTGGGCAGGACCGGCTGGACGCGGAGACCCAGGACGGCAGCGGCTTCGACGTGCGGCAGGTGGAGTACGGCGTGGGCTACGACTTCCACGCCTTCGAGGACCGCAGCTTCCGCGGGGCGCTCCAGTTCGCGGTGGACCGGAGCGGCAAGCTCGCGGTGGTGAACGTGGTGGGCCTGGAGGACCTGCTCAAGGGGCTGGTGCCCTCTGAGATCTTCGCGCGCGCGCACCCGGAGGCGCTCAAGGCCCAGGCCGTCACGGCGCGGGGCGAGGTGCTGGCGAAGGTGGGCATCAAGCACCTGGCGGACCCCTACCTGCTGTGCTCGGAGCAGCACTGCGCGGTGTACCGGGGCCGCACCGGGGAGGCGGCCAGCACCACCGCCGCGGTGGAGGCCACCCGGGGCGAGGCCCTCTTCAGCCGGGACGGCCGGCTGGTGGACTCCGTCTACAGCGCCGTGTGCGGCGGCCACACCGAGGACAACGACGTGGTGTGGGGCGGCCCGCCCGACCCCAGCCTGCGCGGGCGCCCGGACTTGCTGGAGTCCGCGCCGGACGTGCCGGGACCGTCGAACCTCAAGGCCTGGCTCGCGACCTCCGACGTCCCGGCGGCCTGCAAGCTGTCCAGCTTCGCGCAGCCGTCGAAGTTCCGGTGGGAGAAGCGCTTCACGCAGGCCCAGGTGGACGCGCTCACGGAGAAGCTGGGGGTGGGATCCATCCAGGCGCTCGTCCTGTCCGAGCGCGGGGTCTCCGGGAGGGCCCGGCTGCTCACGCTGTCCGGGATGAAGGGCGCCACCCAGGTCCGGGGAGAGCTGAACATCCGGCGGCTCTTCGGGATGCTCAACAGCAGCATGGCCACGGTGGAGCCCGAGCGGGACGCCGAGGGACGGCTCACCGGGTGGCTCTTCCGGGGGGGAGGCTGGGGTCACGGCGTGGGCATGTGTCAGACAGGCGCCATCGGCCGGGCGGAAGCGGGCCAGCGCTACCCGGAGATCCTCCGCTACTACTTCAACGGGGCGGAGGTCGCGCCCATCTACTGA
- a CDS encoding energy transducer TonB family protein — protein sequence MGMGSSTDWRQRRERKRRAPLRYLVAGILALLAQGAFVGFVLLVSAVQGSLAPEKRPARPTSVAMRPLTSEQWAKNRGAATPQTKPRPTEKREPKEEKKPDETKPQGQVVDVAPGNDQQSPDAKYLAEHNNTVDKETRARDQTPFYRNAMPQRTAPQKQEGVQHEQVQPPRVSGNNGQGADDRPQSQGGKKPVFEMPETRRKQEIAMKTDPREHGPGMAVKNQAESDAATGNAKRLRIQPGEGEDSEQEGSAGRAGSPGLATLMPSQAAMDRVVGAAPNDMLQDKEEGDGTFLNTREWKYASFFNRVKQSVGMHWNPNEQLRMRDPTGNIYSGRDRQTLLSITLDERGQVKDIQVEKSSGLDFLDMEAVSSFKRAQPFPNPPSGLLGQDATVRFQFGFFMEMGGGPRMRLFRQ from the coding sequence GTGGGCATGGGTTCCTCGACAGACTGGCGTCAGCGACGCGAGCGCAAGAGGCGCGCGCCGCTGCGCTATCTGGTGGCGGGCATCCTGGCGCTCCTGGCGCAGGGCGCGTTCGTGGGCTTCGTGCTCCTGGTCTCCGCCGTGCAGGGAAGCCTCGCACCTGAGAAGCGCCCCGCCCGCCCCACCTCCGTGGCGATGAGGCCGCTCACGTCGGAGCAGTGGGCGAAGAACCGGGGCGCCGCGACGCCCCAGACGAAGCCCCGCCCCACCGAGAAGCGCGAGCCGAAGGAAGAGAAGAAGCCGGACGAGACGAAGCCCCAGGGCCAGGTGGTGGACGTGGCGCCGGGGAATGATCAGCAGTCTCCAGACGCGAAGTACCTGGCCGAGCACAACAACACGGTCGACAAGGAGACGCGCGCCCGGGACCAGACGCCCTTCTACCGCAACGCCATGCCCCAGCGGACGGCGCCCCAGAAGCAGGAGGGCGTGCAGCACGAGCAGGTGCAGCCCCCGCGCGTGTCCGGCAACAACGGCCAGGGCGCGGATGACCGGCCGCAGTCCCAGGGCGGCAAGAAGCCCGTCTTCGAGATGCCGGAGACGCGCCGCAAGCAGGAGATCGCCATGAAGACGGATCCACGGGAGCACGGCCCGGGCATGGCGGTGAAGAACCAGGCGGAGAGCGACGCCGCGACGGGCAACGCGAAGCGCCTGCGCATCCAGCCCGGAGAGGGCGAGGACAGCGAACAGGAGGGCTCCGCCGGCCGCGCCGGTTCCCCGGGCCTGGCGACGTTGATGCCGTCGCAGGCGGCGATGGACCGCGTGGTGGGCGCCGCGCCCAACGACATGCTCCAGGACAAGGAGGAGGGCGACGGCACCTTCCTCAACACGCGCGAGTGGAAGTACGCCAGCTTCTTCAACCGCGTGAAGCAGAGCGTGGGCATGCACTGGAATCCCAACGAGCAGCTGCGCATGCGCGACCCGACGGGCAACATCTACTCCGGGCGCGACCGCCAGACGCTGCTCTCCATCACCCTGGACGAGCGCGGCCAGGTGAAGGACATCCAGGTGGAGAAGAGCAGCGGCCTGGACTTCCTGGACATGGAGGCCGTGTCCTCCTTCAAGCGCGCGCAGCCCTTCCCCAACCCGCCGTCGGGCCTGCTGGGCCAGGACGCGACGGTGCGCTTCCAGTTCGGCTTCTTCATGGAGATGGGCGGCGGGCCGCGGATGCGGCTGTTCCGTCAGTAG
- a CDS encoding cation diffusion facilitator family transporter, translating to MDAPLTDRSAALQERNQKVRFVLLAILVANWVVAVAKLAFGMMAQSASVTADGLHSFIDGSSNVLGLVAMGVASQPADADHPYGHGKFEALASLGIGAMIGVGMLELGRMAFDSLMNDKHPTVSLLMAGVMGVTLVINLVVTRVERHYGEKYKSSLLLADAQHTLSDVFVTIAVLISLALVALGFPRADGLVALAVMVFVARVAYGIVRQAVGILSDTARLDPAQVSQQTLAVAGVRSCRDVRSRGMEESVYVDLKIEVDPQLTTAQAHEVADKVEATLQGAYPQVVDVVVHVEPARLR from the coding sequence GTGGACGCCCCTCTCACCGACCGCAGTGCCGCGCTCCAGGAGCGCAACCAGAAGGTCCGCTTCGTCCTGTTGGCCATCCTCGTGGCCAACTGGGTGGTGGCCGTGGCCAAGCTCGCCTTCGGGATGATGGCCCAATCCGCGTCGGTGACGGCGGACGGGCTGCATTCGTTCATCGACGGCAGCTCCAACGTGCTGGGGCTGGTGGCCATGGGCGTGGCGTCACAGCCCGCGGACGCGGACCACCCCTATGGGCACGGCAAGTTCGAGGCGCTCGCGTCCCTGGGCATCGGCGCGATGATTGGCGTGGGCATGCTGGAGCTGGGGCGCATGGCGTTCGACTCGCTGATGAACGACAAGCACCCCACGGTGTCGCTGCTGATGGCCGGGGTGATGGGGGTGACGCTCGTCATCAACCTGGTGGTGACGCGCGTGGAGCGGCACTACGGAGAGAAGTACAAGAGCTCGCTGCTGCTCGCGGACGCACAGCACACGCTGTCGGACGTGTTCGTCACCATCGCGGTGCTCATCTCCCTGGCGCTCGTCGCGCTGGGCTTTCCGCGCGCGGACGGGCTGGTGGCGCTGGCGGTGATGGTCTTCGTGGCACGGGTGGCGTACGGCATCGTCCGGCAGGCGGTGGGCATCCTCTCCGACACCGCGCGCCTGGACCCCGCGCAGGTGTCCCAACAGACGCTGGCGGTGGCCGGCGTGCGCTCGTGCCGCGACGTGCGCAGCCGCGGCATGGAGGAGAGCGTCTACGTGGACCTGAAGATCGAAGTCGACCCGCAGCTCACCACCGCGCAGGCCCACGAGGTCGCGGACAAGGTGGAGGCGACGCTCCAGGGCGCGTACCCGCAGGTGGTGGACGTGGTGGTGCACGTGGAGCCCGCGCGGCTCCGCTAG
- the gcvH gene encoding glycine cleavage system protein GcvH, which yields MSDTIPQDLKYTPEHEWARITGKTVVIGVTHHAQESLGDVVYVELPKLGARLVEGKNFGVIESTKAVSDLFAPISGTVVKVNDALTGNPSIINTDPYGDGWIVEVEPQDAGQTDKLLDAAAYGALLK from the coding sequence ATGTCTGACACCATCCCGCAGGACCTGAAGTACACGCCGGAACACGAGTGGGCCCGGATCACCGGCAAGACCGTGGTCATCGGCGTCACCCACCACGCCCAGGAGTCCCTGGGCGACGTCGTCTACGTGGAGCTGCCGAAGCTGGGCGCCCGGCTGGTGGAGGGCAAGAACTTCGGCGTCATCGAGTCCACCAAGGCCGTGTCGGACCTGTTCGCGCCCATCTCCGGCACCGTGGTCAAGGTGAACGACGCGCTCACCGGCAACCCGTCCATCATCAACACCGACCCGTACGGGGACGGATGGATCGTCGAGGTCGAGCCCCAGGACGCCGGGCAGACAGACAAGCTCCTGGACGCCGCCGCCTACGGCGCGCTCCTGAAGTAG
- the gcvP gene encoding aminomethyl-transferring glycine dehydrogenase, whose protein sequence is MSLNWKYQESFAGRHIGPETPEVKQMLSTLGVDSLDAFIESAVPPVIRSPEPLRLPAGRGENEVLAQLEAIAAKNQVFRSFIGMGYHDTHVPNVILRNIFQNPGWYTQYTPYQAEIAQGRLEALLNFQTMVTDLTGMEVANASLLDEGTAAAEAMALAMHAKGDGTGGAFFVSEGCHPQTVDVVRTRALPLGVEVVVGDHRTVDLSQKKFFGALVQYPATDGVVHDYRAFGEKVHAAGGLLVVAADLLSLALLTPPGEFGADVAVGSAQRFGVPLGYGGPHAAFFATKNAYTRVMPGRLIGVSEDAQGRPALRMALQTREQHIRREKATSNICTAQVLLAVMAGMYAVYHGPEGLKAIAERVHGLTVVLARGLAKLGFKPRHDQFFDTLRVELTPPQVRGVLAAAEGARMNFRRIDEKTLGLALDETTRAKDVEDILTAFIQGANKSAAPVVLEEVAASLESPLSAEVRRSSAYLTHPVFNRYHSETEMLRYVRRLEAKDLSLTHSMIPLGSCTMKLNATAEMIPVTWPQFSKLHPFAPTSQAAGYKVIFEQLEHALSQVTGFAGCSLQPNAGSQGEYAGLLVIRAYHQARGQGHRDVCLIPSSAHGTNPASAVMAGYQVVVTKCDENGNIDLKDLRARADEYKDRLAALMVTYPSTHGVFEEEIREICSTIHERGGQVYMDGANLNAQVGLTAPGLVGADVCHINLHKTFCIPHGGGGPGMGPICVASHLVKFLPGHPVIQTGGADAIGAISAAPWGSASILLISWMYVQMMGGEGLTEATKLAILNANYVAERLQPHYPVLYRGKRGRVAHECIVDLRPLKKTAGVEVEDVAKRLMDYGFHAPTVSFPVAGTLMIEPTESESKAELDRFCDAMIAIRQEIRDVEEGRAPKDNNVLKNAPHTARTLTAPEWNRPYTREQAVFPTAWVRDNKFWPSVGRLNNVLGDRKLVCSCPPIEDYETPAQKVA, encoded by the coding sequence ATGTCCCTCAACTGGAAGTACCAGGAGTCCTTCGCCGGCCGCCACATTGGCCCGGAGACCCCTGAAGTGAAGCAGATGCTGTCCACGCTCGGCGTGGACTCGCTCGACGCGTTCATCGAGAGCGCCGTGCCGCCCGTCATCCGCTCCCCGGAGCCCCTGCGCCTGCCCGCCGGCCGCGGTGAGAACGAGGTGCTGGCGCAGCTGGAGGCCATCGCGGCGAAGAACCAGGTGTTCCGGTCCTTCATCGGCATGGGCTACCACGACACCCACGTCCCCAACGTCATCCTGCGCAACATCTTCCAGAACCCGGGCTGGTACACCCAGTACACGCCCTATCAGGCGGAGATCGCCCAGGGCCGTCTGGAAGCGCTGCTCAACTTCCAGACGATGGTGACGGACCTCACCGGCATGGAGGTGGCGAACGCCTCCCTGCTCGACGAGGGCACCGCCGCCGCGGAGGCCATGGCGCTCGCGATGCACGCGAAGGGCGACGGCACCGGCGGCGCGTTCTTCGTCTCCGAGGGCTGCCACCCGCAGACCGTGGACGTGGTCCGCACGCGCGCGCTCCCCCTGGGCGTGGAGGTCGTCGTGGGCGACCACCGCACGGTGGACCTGTCCCAGAAGAAGTTCTTCGGCGCGCTGGTGCAGTACCCGGCCACCGACGGCGTGGTGCACGACTACCGCGCCTTCGGTGAGAAGGTGCACGCGGCGGGCGGCCTGCTCGTCGTCGCCGCGGACCTGCTCAGCCTCGCGCTGCTCACGCCGCCGGGCGAGTTCGGCGCGGACGTGGCGGTGGGCAGCGCGCAGCGCTTCGGCGTGCCGCTGGGCTACGGCGGTCCGCACGCCGCCTTCTTCGCCACGAAGAACGCGTACACCCGCGTGATGCCGGGCCGCCTCATCGGCGTGTCCGAGGATGCGCAGGGCCGGCCCGCGCTGCGCATGGCGCTCCAGACGCGCGAGCAGCACATCCGCCGCGAGAAGGCCACGAGCAACATCTGCACCGCGCAGGTGCTGCTGGCCGTGATGGCCGGCATGTACGCCGTCTACCACGGGCCCGAGGGGCTCAAGGCCATCGCGGAGCGCGTGCACGGGCTCACCGTGGTGCTGGCCCGCGGCCTCGCGAAGCTGGGCTTCAAGCCGCGCCACGACCAGTTCTTCGACACGCTGCGCGTGGAGCTGACGCCCCCGCAGGTGCGGGGCGTGCTGGCCGCCGCGGAAGGCGCGCGGATGAACTTCCGCCGCATCGACGAGAAGACGCTCGGCCTGGCGCTGGACGAGACGACGCGCGCGAAGGACGTGGAGGACATCCTCACGGCCTTCATCCAGGGCGCGAACAAGTCCGCGGCGCCGGTGGTGCTGGAGGAGGTGGCCGCGAGCCTGGAGAGCCCGCTGTCCGCCGAGGTGCGCCGCTCGAGCGCGTACCTCACGCACCCGGTCTTCAACCGCTACCACTCCGAGACGGAGATGCTGCGGTACGTGCGCCGGCTGGAGGCGAAGGACCTGTCCCTCACGCACTCCATGATTCCGCTGGGCAGCTGCACCATGAAGCTCAACGCCACCGCGGAGATGATCCCGGTGACGTGGCCGCAGTTCAGCAAGCTGCATCCGTTCGCGCCCACCTCGCAGGCGGCCGGCTACAAGGTCATCTTCGAGCAGCTGGAGCACGCGCTGTCGCAGGTGACGGGCTTCGCCGGATGCTCGCTCCAGCCCAACGCGGGCAGCCAGGGCGAATACGCGGGCCTGCTCGTCATCCGCGCGTACCACCAGGCGCGAGGGCAGGGGCACCGCGACGTGTGCCTCATCCCGTCCTCCGCGCACGGCACCAACCCGGCCTCCGCGGTGATGGCGGGCTATCAGGTCGTCGTCACGAAGTGCGACGAGAACGGCAACATCGACCTGAAGGACCTGCGCGCCCGGGCGGACGAGTACAAGGACCGGCTGGCCGCGCTGATGGTCACGTACCCCTCCACGCACGGCGTGTTCGAGGAGGAGATCCGGGAGATCTGCTCCACCATCCATGAGCGCGGCGGCCAGGTGTACATGGACGGCGCCAACCTCAACGCGCAGGTGGGGCTCACCGCGCCGGGCCTGGTGGGCGCGGACGTCTGCCACATCAACCTGCACAAGACCTTCTGCATCCCGCACGGCGGTGGCGGCCCGGGCATGGGCCCCATCTGCGTGGCCAGCCACCTGGTGAAGTTCCTCCCCGGACACCCGGTCATCCAGACGGGCGGGGCGGACGCCATTGGCGCCATCTCCGCGGCGCCGTGGGGCAGCGCCAGCATCCTGCTCATCTCCTGGATGTACGTGCAGATGATGGGCGGCGAGGGCCTGACGGAGGCCACGAAGCTGGCCATCCTCAACGCCAACTACGTCGCGGAGCGGCTCCAGCCGCACTACCCGGTGCTCTACCGGGGCAAGCGCGGCCGGGTGGCCCACGAGTGCATCGTGGACCTGCGCCCCCTCAAGAAGACCGCGGGCGTGGAGGTGGAGGACGTGGCCAAGCGCCTCATGGACTACGGCTTCCACGCGCCCACCGTGTCGTTCCCGGTGGCGGGCACGCTGATGATCGAGCCCACGGAGTCCGAGTCCAAGGCGGAGCTGGATCGCTTCTGCGACGCGATGATCGCCATCCGCCAGGAGATCCGCGACGTGGAGGAGGGGCGCGCGCCCAAGGACAACAACGTCCTCAAGAACGCGCCGCACACCGCGCGCACGCTCACCGCGCCGGAGTGGAACCGCCCCTACACCCGCGAGCAGGCCGTGTTCCCCACCGCCTGGGTGCGTGACAACAAGTTCTGGCCGTCCGTGGGCCGCCTGAACAACGTGCTCGGGGACCGGAAGCTCGTGTGCTCGTGCCCGCCCATCGAGGACTACGAGACGCCCGCGCAGAAGGTCGCGTAG
- the gcvT gene encoding glycine cleavage system aminomethyltransferase GcvT, translated as MTRRTPLNEAHRKLGARMVDFVGWDMPVQYSSVIAEHEAVRNAVGLFDVSHMGEIEFSGPGALETVNRLISNDLARCQDGQAVYAGLLNDLGGFVDDVVAYRFSPERILICVNSSNREKDFAWMKARAEGVTPVDRGDEFAQIAVQGPKAVGLVQRLTKADLSKVGTYRFTEGEVAGVKSIISRTGYTGEDGFELYCAAEDAVKLWDALLENGQPDGVKPCGLGARDSLRTEMKYALYGNDIDDAHTALEAGLGWIVKLDKPGGFIGKDALVAQKAAGVPRKLVGFELTGAGIPRHGYPILKDGARVGEVTSGTQGPTVKKPIGMGYVPTALSTEGSTFDVEIRGRAVPAVVVKTPFLKKS; from the coding sequence ATGACCCGGCGTACGCCCCTCAACGAGGCCCACCGCAAGCTGGGGGCCCGGATGGTCGACTTCGTCGGTTGGGACATGCCGGTTCAGTACTCCTCCGTCATCGCCGAGCACGAGGCCGTGCGCAATGCCGTCGGCCTGTTCGATGTCTCGCATATGGGGGAAATTGAATTCTCCGGGCCCGGCGCCCTGGAGACCGTGAACCGGCTCATCTCCAACGACCTTGCCCGCTGCCAGGACGGTCAGGCCGTCTACGCGGGCCTGCTCAACGACCTGGGCGGTTTCGTGGACGACGTCGTCGCCTACCGCTTCAGCCCCGAGCGCATCCTCATCTGCGTCAACTCCAGCAACCGCGAGAAGGACTTCGCCTGGATGAAGGCGCGCGCGGAGGGCGTGACCCCGGTGGACCGCGGGGACGAGTTCGCGCAGATCGCCGTCCAGGGCCCGAAGGCCGTGGGGCTGGTGCAGCGCCTGACGAAGGCGGACCTGTCCAAGGTGGGCACCTACCGCTTCACGGAAGGGGAGGTGGCCGGCGTGAAGTCCATCATCTCCCGCACGGGCTACACCGGCGAGGACGGCTTCGAGCTCTACTGCGCCGCCGAGGACGCCGTGAAGCTCTGGGACGCGCTCCTGGAGAACGGGCAGCCGGACGGCGTGAAGCCCTGTGGCCTGGGCGCGCGCGACTCGCTGCGCACGGAGATGAAGTACGCGCTGTACGGCAACGACATCGACGACGCGCACACCGCCCTGGAGGCGGGCCTGGGCTGGATCGTCAAGCTGGACAAGCCGGGCGGCTTCATCGGCAAGGACGCGCTCGTCGCGCAGAAGGCCGCGGGCGTGCCGCGCAAGCTGGTGGGCTTCGAGCTGACGGGCGCCGGCATCCCGCGCCACGGCTACCCCATCCTCAAGGACGGCGCCCGCGTGGGCGAGGTCACCAGCGGCACGCAGGGCCCCACCGTGAAGAAGCCCATCGGCATGGGCTACGTGCCCACGGCGCTCTCCACCGAGGGCTCCACCTTCGACGTCGAGATCCGCGGCCGCGCCGTGCCCGCGGTCGTCGTGAAGACCCCCTTCCTCAAGAAGTCCTGA